The following proteins come from a genomic window of Populus nigra chromosome 6, ddPopNigr1.1, whole genome shotgun sequence:
- the LOC133695817 gene encoding rop guanine nucleotide exchange factor 5-like: METMAKKSCGGGGFEKKRKDGSELLTDSRESSNSSSGSSSSEVARTNNGCASPSPLGWPIRKSGECKSLVSIGNGSEEKKAHLEDSKFRKLGSKLSEIDMMKERFAKLLLGEDMSGSGKGVCTALAISNAITNLCGHVFGQLWRLEPLPAEKKSMWRREMELLLCVGDHIVELIPSWQTFPDGSKLEVMTCRLRSDLFINLPALSKLDNMLLEVLDSFTDTEFWYVDQGIVAPDADGSASFRKTIQRQEEKWWLPVPRVPAGGLSNDTRKQLNHTRECTNQILKAAMAINSVALAEMDIPDSYLEALPKNGRACLGDLVYRYITSDQFSAECLLDCLDLSSEHVALDIANRVESAIYVWRRRAHSRPPPNPNRSTTKSSWEMVKDLIVDGDKRELLAERAESLLLSLKQWFPNLTQTTLDTSKIQFNKDVGKSIIESYSRVLESLAFNIVARIDDLLYVDDLTKHSDKLSSVPTVSVISHKKVSIPYSVPVSGTSYKTTFSTPSFSPMPLISPVRGERTPFLHNITTSNNDNNKPHRRGFGVKRVLTNYLGVDSRPKMCGNTNEGSCPNPKTNLREDLGPEKDSPTQKNVTKLSQSAPKYIVT; encoded by the exons ATGGAAACAATGGCGAAGAAGAGTTGTGGTGGGGGAGGATTtgagaagaagaggaaagatGGGTCTGAGTTACTGACCGATTCAAGAGAGAGTAGCAACTCTAGTTCTGGGAGTAGTTCTAGTGAGGTAGCTAGGACAAATAATGGGTGTGCTTCACCATCTCCTCTGGGCTGGCCTATAAGGAAATCTGGAGAGTGCAAGAGCTTGGTCTCTATTGGAAATGGAAGTGAAGAAAAGAAAGCCCATTTGGAGGATTCAAAATTCAGAAAGCTAGGATCAAAGCTTTCAG AGATTGACATGATGAAGGAGAGGTTTGCAAAATTGTTGCTTGGTGAGGATATGTCAGGGTCTGGAAAAGGGGTTTGCACAGCTTTGGCTATATCAAATGCCATCACCAATTTGTGTG GTCATGTTTTTGGGCAACTGTGGAGACTAGAGCCATTGCCTGCAGAGAAGAAATCAATGTGGAGAAGAGAGATGGAGTTACTTCTTTGTGTTGGAGATCACATTGTGGAATTAATACCCTCCTGGCAGACATTTCCTGATGGTAGTAAGCTTGAG GTCATGACTTGCAGGCTTAGATCCGATCTTTTTATAAATCTACCAGCTCTGAGTAAACTAGACAATATGCTTCTT GAAGTTTTAGATAGTTTCACGGACACAGAGTTTTGGTATGTTGATCAAGGGATTGTAGCCCCAGATGCAGATGGGTCAGCCTCTTTCCGTAAAACAATACAGAGGCAAGAAGAAAAATGGTGGCTACCTGTACCCCGTGTCCCAGCTGGTGGTCTCAGTAATGATACAAGAAAGCAGTTGAACCACACACGTGAATGCACCAATCAAATACTGAAAGCTGCAATGGCAATCAACAGTGTCGCTTTAGCTGAAATGGATATTCCTGACTCGTACTTGGAAGCTCTTCCAAAG aatGGGAGAGCTTGTCTAGGGGACCTTGTGTACCGATATATTACTTCAGACCAGTTCTCTGCAGAGTGCCTGCTTGATTGCCTTGACCTGTCATCTGAACATGTTGCTCTGGATATTGCAAATCGTGTGGAATCAGCAATTTATGTATGGCGTCGGAGAGCTCATTCAAGACCCCCACCTAATCCAAACCGCTCCACTACAAAGTCATCATGGGAGATGGTCAAGGACTTAATAGTCGATGGAGATAAGAGGGAATTGCTTGCAGAAAGAGCTGAAAGTCTCCTGCTTTCCTTGAAGCAGTGGTTCCCTAATCTAACCCAGACCACCTTGGACACCAGCAAAATCCAATTCAACAAG GATGTTGGGAAATCAATTATCGAGAGCTATTCAAGAGTTCTGGAGAGCTTGGCGTTTAATATTGTGGCCCGAATTGATGACTTGTTATACGTGGATGACTTGACTAAACATTCGGACAAATTGTCTTCGGTTCCAACAGTCAGTGTGATTTCTCACAAGAAGGTTTCAATTCCCTACTCTGTGCCTGTCTCAGGCACTTCATACAAAACAACATTTAGTACACCGAGCTTTTCACCTATGCCGCTTATTAGTCCTGTACGGGGAGAGAGAACTCCATTCCTCCACAATATCACCACTTCCAACAACGATAACAACAAGCCTCACCGTCGTGGTTTTGGTGTGAAGAGAGTTCTGACGAACTATCTTGGTGTTGATTCAAGACCAAAGATGTGTGGTAATACAAACGAAGGATCATGTCCAAATCCAAAGACAAATCTAAGAGAGGATTTGGGGCCGGAAAAGGACTCGCCGACCCAAAAAAATGTGACTAAATTGTCTCAAAGTGCTCCCAAATATATTGTAACCTGA
- the LOC133697911 gene encoding uncharacterized protein LOC133697911 isoform X2, which yields MAVAREDVESWLPIEFLTAEEVLMDKENFNRNGFKTELKPSLCFPPEFPYEFDSFGSSSALSSPVESVMGSSTETESSDEDDFLAGLTRRLTQQLTVKPEKWVMAGSPESTLSGLGSWSVSSNGSPNGVLSPPTTPYGAKNDTWDLIYAAAGQVARLKMTNNEGHRCNSSNNFQGRGLLGPARSPDLTSVKHQNTGFYPSQSSPTFGNNVPEVNQYQQLVRQEQQALRQQCSSIWERQQVKASWQAQPQFHQHQHQHQQVQSRGRDVRYEDGRCGRPLGLPQSAWPPLQVHPHNQHSNSAGMRAVFLGGSGVKRECAGTGVFLPRRYGNPPDPKKKSAGCSTVLLPAKVVQALNLNFDDVDISGLAQPRLNNNASFQTEYDALMARRNALLAQQKRNLRQENLLNREIRLPQEWTY from the exons ATGGCTGTGGCTCGTGAAGACGTGGAATCTTGGCTCCCTATTGAGTTTCTTACAGCGGAAGAGGTACTCATGGACAAAGAGAACTTTAACAGAAACGGTTTCAAGACTGAGTTGAAACCGAGTCTGTGCTTCCCTCCCGAGTTCCCTTACGAGTTTGACTCGTTTGGCTCATCTTCAGCTCTCAGTTCTCCGGTGGAGTCCGTCATGGGCTCCTCCACTGAGACTGAGAGCAGTGACGAGGACGACTTTCTGGCTGGTTTAACTCGGCGACTGACTCAGCAACTCACCGTCAAACCCGAG AAGTGGGTCATGGCCGGGTCACCGGAGTCGACTCTAAGTGGTCTAGGAAGCTGGTCCGTATCCAGCAACGGGAGTCCAAACGGTGTGTTGTCGCCACCAACGACGCCGTATGGGGCCAAGAATGACACATGGGATCTGATATATGCAGCTGCTGGTCAAGTTGCAAGGTTAAAGATGACCAATAATGAAGGCCACAGgtgtaatagtagtaataatttTCAAGGTAGGGGTTTGCTGGGTCCAGCCAGGTCTCCAGATCTCACTTCAGTCAAGCATCAGAATACTGGGTTTTATCCTTCTCAGAGTAGCCCTACTTTTGGCAACAATGTTCCAGAAGTTAATCAg TACCAGCAACTTGTGAGGCAAGAGCAACAGGCACTAAGGCAACAGTGCTCTTCAATTTGGGAAAGACAACAAGTGAAGGCAAGCTGGCAAGCTCAGCCCCAATTccaccaacaccaacaccaacaccaacagGTGCAGAGCAGAGGCAGAGATGTTCGTTATGAAGATGGGAGGTGTGGGCGTCCTCTTGGACTGCCTCAGTCTGCTTGGCCGCCTCTTCAAGTGCACCCGCATAACCAGCACTCTAATTCAGCAGGCATGAGGGCTGTTTTTCTTGGTGGATCTGGTGTTAAAAGAGAGTGTGCTGGCACTGGTGTGTTTTTGCCTCGTAGATATGGCAACCCCCCTGACCCCAAGAAGAAATCTG CAGGTTGCTCTACAGTTCTGCTGCCAGCTAAAGTTGTCCAGGCTCTGAATTTGAACTTTGATGACGTGGATATCAGTGGTCTTGCTCAGCCACGCCTAAATAATAACGCATCTTTCCAAACCGAGTATG ATGCTTTGATGGCAAGAAGAAATGCACTTTTGGCACAGCAGAAGAGAAATTTACGGCAAGAGAATTTACTCAATCGTGAAATACGCCTGCCTCAGGAGTGGACATATTGA
- the LOC133696793 gene encoding 18.1 kDa class I heat shock protein-like, translated as MSLIPSTLFGGRRSNIFDPFSLDIWDPFQDFPFTSTAISAPRSEFANETTAFANTRIDWKETPEAHVFKADLPGLKKEEVKVELEEGRVLQISGERSKEREEKNDKWHRVERSSGKFLRRFRLPENAKLDQVKAKMENGVLTVTVPKEEVKKPDVKAIEITS; from the coding sequence atgtCTCTTATCCCAAGCACCCTCTTTGGTGGCCGAAGAAGCAACATCTTTGATCCTTTCTCTCTTGACATCTGGGACCCTTTCCAGGACTTTCCCTTCACTAGCACAGCCATATCAGCCCCACGATCAGAGTTCGCCAACGAAACAACGGCATTTGCCAACACACGCATAGACTGGAAGGAGACCCCCGAGGCCCACGTTTTCAAGGCTGATCTCCCAGGGCTGAAGAAAGAGGAAGTCAAAGTGGAGTTAGAGGAAGGGAGGGTTTTGCAAATAAGTGGAGAGAGAagcaaagagagagaagagaaaaatgacaaGTGGCATAGAGTGGAGAGATCAAGTGGGAAGTTCTTAAGGAGGTTCAGGTTGCCTGAGAATGCAAAACTTGATCAAGTTAAGGCTAAGATGGAAAACGGGGTCTTGACTGTGACTGTGCCTAAAGAGGAAGTCAAAAAACCTGATGTTAAGGCCATCGAGATCACCAGCTGA
- the LOC133697911 gene encoding uncharacterized protein LOC133697911 isoform X1 translates to MAVAREDVESWLPIEFLTAEEVLMDKENFNRNGFKTELKPSLCFPPEFPYEFDSFGSSSALSSPVESVMGSSTETESSDEDDFLAGLTRRLTQQLTVKPEKKWVMAGSPESTLSGLGSWSVSSNGSPNGVLSPPTTPYGAKNDTWDLIYAAAGQVARLKMTNNEGHRCNSSNNFQGRGLLGPARSPDLTSVKHQNTGFYPSQSSPTFGNNVPEVNQYQQLVRQEQQALRQQCSSIWERQQVKASWQAQPQFHQHQHQHQQVQSRGRDVRYEDGRCGRPLGLPQSAWPPLQVHPHNQHSNSAGMRAVFLGGSGVKRECAGTGVFLPRRYGNPPDPKKKSAGCSTVLLPAKVVQALNLNFDDVDISGLAQPRLNNNASFQTEYDALMARRNALLAQQKRNLRQENLLNREIRLPQEWTY, encoded by the exons ATGGCTGTGGCTCGTGAAGACGTGGAATCTTGGCTCCCTATTGAGTTTCTTACAGCGGAAGAGGTACTCATGGACAAAGAGAACTTTAACAGAAACGGTTTCAAGACTGAGTTGAAACCGAGTCTGTGCTTCCCTCCCGAGTTCCCTTACGAGTTTGACTCGTTTGGCTCATCTTCAGCTCTCAGTTCTCCGGTGGAGTCCGTCATGGGCTCCTCCACTGAGACTGAGAGCAGTGACGAGGACGACTTTCTGGCTGGTTTAACTCGGCGACTGACTCAGCAACTCACCGTCAAACCCGAG AAGAAGTGGGTCATGGCCGGGTCACCGGAGTCGACTCTAAGTGGTCTAGGAAGCTGGTCCGTATCCAGCAACGGGAGTCCAAACGGTGTGTTGTCGCCACCAACGACGCCGTATGGGGCCAAGAATGACACATGGGATCTGATATATGCAGCTGCTGGTCAAGTTGCAAGGTTAAAGATGACCAATAATGAAGGCCACAGgtgtaatagtagtaataatttTCAAGGTAGGGGTTTGCTGGGTCCAGCCAGGTCTCCAGATCTCACTTCAGTCAAGCATCAGAATACTGGGTTTTATCCTTCTCAGAGTAGCCCTACTTTTGGCAACAATGTTCCAGAAGTTAATCAg TACCAGCAACTTGTGAGGCAAGAGCAACAGGCACTAAGGCAACAGTGCTCTTCAATTTGGGAAAGACAACAAGTGAAGGCAAGCTGGCAAGCTCAGCCCCAATTccaccaacaccaacaccaacaccaacagGTGCAGAGCAGAGGCAGAGATGTTCGTTATGAAGATGGGAGGTGTGGGCGTCCTCTTGGACTGCCTCAGTCTGCTTGGCCGCCTCTTCAAGTGCACCCGCATAACCAGCACTCTAATTCAGCAGGCATGAGGGCTGTTTTTCTTGGTGGATCTGGTGTTAAAAGAGAGTGTGCTGGCACTGGTGTGTTTTTGCCTCGTAGATATGGCAACCCCCCTGACCCCAAGAAGAAATCTG CAGGTTGCTCTACAGTTCTGCTGCCAGCTAAAGTTGTCCAGGCTCTGAATTTGAACTTTGATGACGTGGATATCAGTGGTCTTGCTCAGCCACGCCTAAATAATAACGCATCTTTCCAAACCGAGTATG ATGCTTTGATGGCAAGAAGAAATGCACTTTTGGCACAGCAGAAGAGAAATTTACGGCAAGAGAATTTACTCAATCGTGAAATACGCCTGCCTCAGGAGTGGACATATTGA
- the LOC133697911 gene encoding uncharacterized protein LOC133697911 isoform X3: MAVAREDVESWLPIEFLTAEEVLMDKENFNRNGFKTELKPSLCFPPEFPYEFDSFGSSSALSSPVESVMGSSTETESSDEDDFLAGLTRRLTQQLTVKPEKKWVMAGSPESTLSGLGSWSVSSNGSPNGVLSPPTTPYGAKNDTWDLIYAAAGQVARLKMTNNEGHRCNSSNNFQGRGLLGPARSPDLTSVKHQNTGFYPSQSSPTFGNNVPEVNQYQQLVRQEQQALRQQCSSIWERQQVKASWQAQPQFHQHQHQHQQVQSRGRDVRYEDGRCGRPLGLPQSAWPPLQVHPHNQHSNSAGMRAVFLGGSGVKRECAGTGVFLPRRYGNPPDPKKKSGCSTVLLPAKVVQALNLNFDDVDISGLAQPRLNNNASFQTEYDALMARRNALLAQQKRNLRQENLLNREIRLPQEWTY; this comes from the exons ATGGCTGTGGCTCGTGAAGACGTGGAATCTTGGCTCCCTATTGAGTTTCTTACAGCGGAAGAGGTACTCATGGACAAAGAGAACTTTAACAGAAACGGTTTCAAGACTGAGTTGAAACCGAGTCTGTGCTTCCCTCCCGAGTTCCCTTACGAGTTTGACTCGTTTGGCTCATCTTCAGCTCTCAGTTCTCCGGTGGAGTCCGTCATGGGCTCCTCCACTGAGACTGAGAGCAGTGACGAGGACGACTTTCTGGCTGGTTTAACTCGGCGACTGACTCAGCAACTCACCGTCAAACCCGAG AAGAAGTGGGTCATGGCCGGGTCACCGGAGTCGACTCTAAGTGGTCTAGGAAGCTGGTCCGTATCCAGCAACGGGAGTCCAAACGGTGTGTTGTCGCCACCAACGACGCCGTATGGGGCCAAGAATGACACATGGGATCTGATATATGCAGCTGCTGGTCAAGTTGCAAGGTTAAAGATGACCAATAATGAAGGCCACAGgtgtaatagtagtaataatttTCAAGGTAGGGGTTTGCTGGGTCCAGCCAGGTCTCCAGATCTCACTTCAGTCAAGCATCAGAATACTGGGTTTTATCCTTCTCAGAGTAGCCCTACTTTTGGCAACAATGTTCCAGAAGTTAATCAg TACCAGCAACTTGTGAGGCAAGAGCAACAGGCACTAAGGCAACAGTGCTCTTCAATTTGGGAAAGACAACAAGTGAAGGCAAGCTGGCAAGCTCAGCCCCAATTccaccaacaccaacaccaacaccaacagGTGCAGAGCAGAGGCAGAGATGTTCGTTATGAAGATGGGAGGTGTGGGCGTCCTCTTGGACTGCCTCAGTCTGCTTGGCCGCCTCTTCAAGTGCACCCGCATAACCAGCACTCTAATTCAGCAGGCATGAGGGCTGTTTTTCTTGGTGGATCTGGTGTTAAAAGAGAGTGTGCTGGCACTGGTGTGTTTTTGCCTCGTAGATATGGCAACCCCCCTGACCCCAAGAAGAAATCTG GTTGCTCTACAGTTCTGCTGCCAGCTAAAGTTGTCCAGGCTCTGAATTTGAACTTTGATGACGTGGATATCAGTGGTCTTGCTCAGCCACGCCTAAATAATAACGCATCTTTCCAAACCGAGTATG ATGCTTTGATGGCAAGAAGAAATGCACTTTTGGCACAGCAGAAGAGAAATTTACGGCAAGAGAATTTACTCAATCGTGAAATACGCCTGCCTCAGGAGTGGACATATTGA